From one uncultured Paludibacter sp. genomic stretch:
- a CDS encoding conserved hypothetical protein (Evidence 4 : Unknown function but conserved in other organisms) has protein sequence MKLKKFENNPILSPNKKNDWESLVTCNPGVIYDDGTFYMLYRAAGNDEEHTIHFGLATSKDGFHFKRESDEPVFGPSENGPDGGGVEDARIVKFDNDFYITYAYRPFSPGQYWNFGHDEILLPECGNNAPVAIKKNLGNSGLAVTQDFKTFRRLGRLTSPVLDDRDVILFPEKINGKYVLLHRPKEYIGEKYGVQYPSIWIKFSDDILNWEDKESHLLLTGRENTWEEKIGGSTPPLKTDKGWLVLYHGVEKGGLGYYRVGAMLLDLNNPLKILARTKECILEPEFDFEINGYYKGCVFPTGNVILDGTLYVYYGGADKYVGVATCKVEELLDFLLCEN, from the coding sequence ATGAAATTAAAGAAATTTGAAAACAACCCTATTCTTTCTCCAAACAAAAAAAACGACTGGGAAAGTTTAGTAACTTGTAATCCGGGAGTTATATACGATGACGGTACATTTTATATGCTTTACCGTGCAGCAGGAAACGATGAGGAACATACTATTCATTTTGGTTTAGCTACCAGTAAAGATGGATTTCATTTTAAACGAGAATCGGACGAACCTGTTTTTGGACCAAGTGAAAATGGTCCAGATGGCGGTGGTGTGGAAGATGCGCGTATTGTAAAATTTGATAACGATTTTTATATAACTTATGCTTATCGCCCATTTTCTCCGGGACAGTATTGGAACTTTGGTCACGATGAAATTTTGCTTCCGGAATGTGGAAACAATGCTCCTGTAGCTATTAAAAAAAACTTGGGAAATTCAGGATTAGCCGTAACACAAGATTTTAAAACTTTCAGACGATTAGGCAGATTAACTTCTCCCGTATTAGACGACCGTGATGTTATTCTTTTTCCTGAAAAAATCAATGGAAAATATGTTTTATTGCACCGTCCCAAGGAGTATATAGGTGAAAAGTATGGCGTACAATATCCTTCTATTTGGATTAAATTTTCAGATGACATTTTGAATTGGGAAGATAAAGAAAGTCATTTATTACTTACCGGAAGAGAAAACACATGGGAAGAAAAAATAGGAGGTAGCACACCACCCCTTAAAACGGATAAAGGTTGGCTGGTATTATACCATGGAGTTGAAAAAGGCGGGCTGGGTTATTATCGTGTTGGAGCCATGTTATTAGATTTGAACAATCCGTTAAAAATACTTGCCCGAACAAAAGAATGCATTTTAGAGCCGGAATTTGATTTTGAAATAAACGGATATTACAAAGGATGTGTCTTCCCTACGGGAAATGTAATTTTAGATGGAACACTTTATGTTTATTACGGAGGAGCCGATAAATATGTAGGTGTAGCGACTTGCAAAGTAGAGGAACTCTTAGATTTTTTACTTTGTGAAAACTAA
- a CDS encoding Sodium/glucose cotransporter 2: MNNFSIDTVDLIIVIVYLAFIVWWGLKKGNSKDSKSYFLAGRSMPWWIVGLSLFAASISSTTLIGQSGDAYHTGLAVFNYNLTGVVVMVFFAVFLLPLYIKSNIFTIPEFLERRFDSRSRYYFSAICIIGNVFLDAAGALYAAALIIKLIFPAVDLQLIIFIFAIIAASYAIPGGLSSVINTELIQAMVLIIGSTILTYMCFHLGGDYFYNLFNSDDMLTKLIRPLTDNATPWLGLIVGMPILGIYFWANNQTLVQRVLSAKSLDEGRKGVILTGFLTLTTLFIIAIPGLISKNLFPGLEKPDMVYPTMVLKLMPVGLLGILLAALISALTAALSAILNSTATLFTMDFYTKIDKNADSIKLVRIGKITSLIVILTAAIWAPQIGKFGSLLKYYQEMLSYIAPPIVAAFVIGIFNKRVNGTGTFIALMTGLAIAFSMIFFKKAIFGNLHFLLIVPFLFGFSLIVIYIASLFFPKPGEDKLKETTFSIENFKKETIELKTAAWYNNYRIWAITLLVMCTIIWIIFR, translated from the coding sequence ATGAATAATTTTTCAATAGATACTGTAGATCTAATAATCGTTATTGTTTATTTAGCTTTTATTGTATGGTGGGGATTAAAAAAAGGAAACAGTAAAGATTCAAAATCATATTTTCTTGCGGGCAGGTCAATGCCTTGGTGGATTGTAGGGCTATCGTTATTTGCAGCAAGTATATCAAGTACGACACTCATAGGGCAATCGGGCGATGCTTACCATACTGGACTTGCCGTTTTCAATTATAATCTTACAGGTGTAGTAGTAATGGTATTTTTTGCTGTATTTCTTCTGCCTCTTTATATCAAATCAAATATTTTTACTATTCCGGAATTTCTCGAACGACGTTTTGACTCCCGTTCACGTTATTATTTTTCGGCTATTTGTATTATTGGAAATGTATTTTTAGATGCAGCCGGAGCTTTATATGCTGCCGCTCTTATCATTAAACTCATCTTTCCTGCTGTCGATTTACAGCTTATCATATTTATATTTGCAATTATTGCCGCTTCGTATGCTATTCCGGGTGGACTTTCCTCTGTTATCAATACAGAATTGATACAGGCAATGGTACTTATTATAGGTTCAACTATCCTCACATATATGTGCTTTCATCTGGGTGGCGACTATTTCTACAATCTTTTCAACAGCGATGATATGTTGACTAAGCTTATCAGACCACTTACAGATAATGCCACACCTTGGCTAGGTTTGATAGTTGGTATGCCAATATTGGGTATTTATTTCTGGGCAAATAATCAAACGTTGGTTCAGCGTGTGTTAAGTGCAAAATCGCTGGACGAAGGACGAAAAGGTGTAATTCTTACCGGCTTTCTTACTTTGACCACTTTGTTTATTATTGCTATTCCCGGTTTAATTTCAAAGAATTTATTTCCCGGATTGGAAAAACCCGACATGGTTTACCCTACAATGGTGTTGAAACTAATGCCGGTTGGACTTCTTGGAATTTTATTAGCCGCACTCATATCTGCTTTGACTGCCGCATTAAGCGCTATTTTAAATTCGACTGCTACACTATTTACAATGGACTTTTATACTAAAATAGATAAGAATGCCGATTCAATAAAACTTGTAAGAATAGGTAAAATTACGTCTTTAATAGTGATTCTTACGGCGGCTATTTGGGCTCCGCAAATTGGAAAATTTGGTTCTTTATTGAAATATTATCAAGAAATGCTTTCATATATTGCGCCGCCTATTGTTGCTGCATTTGTTATCGGTATTTTCAACAAACGTGTAAACGGAACCGGGACTTTTATTGCGCTAATGACGGGATTAGCAATTGCCTTTTCAATGATATTTTTCAAAAAAGCAATTTTCGGTAATTTACATTTTCTTTTGATAGTGCCATTCCTATTTGGTTTCAGCCTAATAGTCATATACATTGCCAGTCTTTTCTTCCCGAAGCCCGGTGAAGATAAATTGAAAGAAACCACTTTTTCTATTGAAAATTTCAAAAAAGAAACCATTGAACTGAAAACTGCGGCTTGGTATAATAATTATCGCATTTGGGCAATAACCTTATTAGTTATGTGTACAATAATTTGGATAATATTTAGATAA